One Paucidesulfovibrio longus DSM 6739 genomic window carries:
- the rplB gene encoding 50S ribosomal protein L2, with the protein MATRSLKPTSPGRRFQTISTFEEITKDRPEKSLTEGLPKKAGRNNNGRVTSRRRGGGHKRLYRIIDFKRDKRDIPATVAAIEYDPNRSARIALLHYADGEKRYILAPVNLKPGDVVTAGDDADIKPGNALYISKIPVGTIIHNVELHPGKGGQFCRAAGTYAQLIAKEGKYALLRMPSGEIRKVLVTCTATVGQVGNIQHEKISLGKAGRNRWLGRRPKVRGVAMNPVDHPLGGGEGRSSGGRHPCSPWGMPTKGYRTRSKKKASSKLIVKRRGQK; encoded by the coding sequence ATGGCTACCCGTTCTCTCAAACCGACCTCTCCGGGACGCCGTTTCCAGACCATCTCCACCTTCGAGGAGATCACCAAGGATCGGCCGGAAAAGTCTCTCACCGAGGGCCTGCCCAAGAAGGCCGGCCGGAACAACAACGGTCGCGTGACCTCCCGCCGTCGCGGCGGCGGCCACAAGCGGCTGTACCGGATCATCGACTTCAAGCGCGACAAGCGTGACATTCCCGCCACTGTCGCCGCCATCGAGTACGATCCGAACCGTTCCGCCCGTATCGCCCTCCTGCACTATGCCGATGGTGAGAAGCGCTACATCCTGGCTCCGGTGAACCTGAAGCCCGGTGACGTCGTCACCGCTGGCGACGACGCCGATATCAAGCCCGGTAACGCGCTGTACATCAGCAAGATTCCCGTGGGCACGATCATTCACAACGTGGAGTTGCATCCGGGCAAGGGCGGCCAGTTCTGCCGCGCCGCCGGAACCTACGCCCAGCTGATCGCCAAGGAAGGCAAGTACGCGCTTCTGCGCATGCCCTCCGGCGAGATCCGCAAGGTGCTCGTGACCTGTACCGCCACTGTCGGTCAGGTCGGCAACATCCAGCATGAAAAAATCTCCCTGGGCAAGGCGGGCCGTAATCGCTGGCTCGGCCGTCGGCCCAAGGTGCGCGGCGTGGCCATGAACCCTGTGGATCACCCGCTTGGCGGTGGCGAAGGCCGCAGCTCGGGTGGCCGGCATCCCTGCTCCCCGTGGGGCATGCCCACCAAGGGCTATCGGACCAGAAGCAAGAAGAAGGCTTCCAGCAAGCTTATCGTCAAGCGTCGCGGACAGAAGTAG
- the rpsC gene encoding 30S ribosomal protein S3 produces the protein MGQKVHPYGFRLGYTKNWLSRWFSKKEYADFVLQDDRLRKYVKKKLYQAGISRIEIERAGGKVRLIIHTARPGIVIGRKGVEIEKLRDDLRKKFQTEFTIEVNEIRRPETDAQLVAENIALQLERRVAFRRAMKRTVGLARRFGAEGIKVYCSGRLAGAEIARSEWYRDGRVPLHTLRADIDYGYAIAQTTYGVIGVKVWIFKGEILDHEVEQ, from the coding sequence ATGGGTCAGAAAGTTCATCCGTACGGGTTCAGGCTGGGGTATACCAAGAACTGGCTTTCCCGCTGGTTCAGCAAGAAGGAATACGCCGATTTCGTCCTCCAGGACGACCGCCTGCGCAAGTACGTCAAGAAAAAGCTGTACCAGGCCGGCATCTCCCGCATCGAGATCGAGCGCGCCGGTGGTAAGGTTCGTCTCATCATCCACACTGCCCGTCCCGGCATCGTCATCGGCCGCAAGGGCGTGGAGATCGAGAAGTTGCGCGATGATTTGAGGAAAAAGTTCCAGACCGAGTTCACCATTGAGGTGAACGAGATCCGGCGTCCGGAAACGGATGCCCAGCTCGTGGCTGAGAACATCGCACTCCAGCTGGAGCGCCGAGTGGCCTTCCGCCGCGCCATGAAGCGCACCGTGGGCCTTGCCCGCCGCTTCGGCGCCGAAGGCATCAAGGTCTACTGCTCCGGCCGTCTGGCCGGCGCCGAGATCGCCCGCTCCGAATGGTACCGCGATGGTCGGGTTCCCCTGCATACGCTGCGCGCCGACATCGACTACGGGTATGCCATCGCGCAGACCACCTACGGTGTCATTGGCGTCAAGGTCTGGATTTTCAAGGGTGAAATTCTTGACCACGAGGTGGAACAGTAA
- the rplV gene encoding 50S ribosomal protein L22, with protein MEAKAVSKFLRVSPRKVRLVAKNINGKPVEDALNILKFTPNKSAAILRKVLYSAVANAEQKPGVDVDSLKVSSVIVNEGPTWKRIMPRAMGRAYRIRKRTSHITVVVKEM; from the coding sequence ATGGAAGCTAAAGCTGTCAGCAAGTTTCTCCGGGTGTCCCCTCGCAAGGTTCGCCTTGTGGCCAAAAACATTAACGGCAAGCCGGTAGAGGACGCGTTGAACATTCTCAAGTTCACGCCCAACAAGTCTGCTGCCATCCTGAGAAAAGTGCTTTATTCCGCCGTTGCCAACGCGGAACAGAAGCCCGGGGTGGATGTGGATTCGCTCAAGGTCTCCTCGGTCATCGTCAACGAAGGCCCGACCTGGAAGCGTATCATGCCGCGGGCCATGGGCCGCGCCTACCGCATCCGCAAGCGCACCAGCCACATCACCGTTGTCGTGAAGGAAATGTAG
- the rplD gene encoding 50S ribosomal protein L4 gives MAKVNVYDQNNMEVGSIELAPEVFEVEVKPEILHLVVRAFRAAGRAGTHATKNRALKRGGGRKPWRQKGTGRARAGSTRSPLWRAGGITFGPQPRSYDFKVNKKIRSLALKMALSSRLSEEGLKVINKIDLPEIKTKGFVKVATGLGLEKALIVAKDADTNLVLSARNLPGIKVVEADKLNVYDVLRFPSLILLEGAAAHIQERLK, from the coding sequence ATGGCCAAAGTGAACGTGTACGACCAGAATAATATGGAAGTGGGCAGCATTGAGCTGGCCCCTGAAGTCTTTGAGGTGGAGGTCAAACCCGAAATCCTTCATCTCGTGGTGCGGGCCTTCCGCGCCGCCGGCCGAGCCGGCACCCATGCGACCAAGAACCGCGCCCTGAAGCGCGGCGGCGGACGCAAGCCCTGGCGCCAGAAGGGCACTGGCCGCGCTCGCGCGGGCAGCACCCGTTCGCCTCTGTGGCGCGCCGGCGGCATCACCTTCGGCCCCCAGCCCCGGTCTTACGACTTCAAGGTCAACAAGAAGATCCGGAGCCTGGCTCTGAAGATGGCTTTGTCTTCCCGGCTTTCCGAGGAAGGTCTCAAGGTGATCAACAAGATCGACCTGCCCGAGATCAAAACCAAGGGCTTCGTCAAAGTGGCGACCGGCCTTGGCCTCGAAAAAGCCTTGATTGTTGCCAAGGATGCTGATACTAATCTCGTCCTTTCTGCCCGGAACTTGCCGGGAATTAAGGTGGTTGAGGCCGATAAGCTCAATGTTTACGATGTGCTCCGTTTTCCCTCTTTGATCCTTCTTGAGGGCGCGGCCGCGCACATCCAGGAAAGGCTGAAATAA
- the rplF gene encoding 50S ribosomal protein L6, producing the protein MSRIGKQPVAIPSGVEVTLGDEIMVKGPKGSLTTSTHHTVTYKLEDGQVVVERKDDSRMARAQHGLRRTLLANCVEGVSKGFEKTLEVIGVGYKVQVAGKSVVLTVGYSHPVEYPLPAGIEAKAEGSKLTISGIDKQLVGEVAAQIRKIRQPEPYKGKGIKYLDEQIRRKAGKSGGK; encoded by the coding sequence ATGTCCAGAATAGGAAAACAACCCGTCGCCATCCCGTCCGGCGTTGAAGTGACGCTCGGGGACGAGATCATGGTCAAGGGCCCGAAGGGCAGCCTGACCACCTCGACGCACCACACTGTCACGTACAAGCTTGAGGACGGCCAGGTCGTCGTCGAGCGCAAGGATGACTCCCGCATGGCCCGTGCCCAGCACGGCCTGCGCCGGACCCTGCTGGCCAACTGTGTCGAGGGCGTGAGCAAGGGGTTTGAAAAGACCCTGGAAGTCATCGGCGTCGGTTACAAGGTCCAGGTCGCGGGCAAGAGCGTCGTTCTCACCGTTGGGTATTCCCATCCGGTCGAGTATCCGCTCCCGGCTGGCATTGAGGCCAAGGCCGAGGGCAGCAAACTGACCATCAGCGGCATCGATAAGCAGCTGGTGGGCGAAGTCGCCGCCCAGATTCGCAAGATCCGTCAGCCGGAACCCTACAAGGGCAAGGGCATCAAGTATCTTGACGAGCAGATCAGACGTAAGGCCGGTAAGTCCGGCGGCAAATAA
- the rpsQ gene encoding 30S ribosomal protein S17 — protein sequence MAELKFKGNRRVLTGMVVSDKADKTIVVRVETLVKHPLLKKYVRRRNKFMAHDPANECGIGDKVQIVEYRPLSKQKRWHLVKILEKAV from the coding sequence ATGGCTGAGCTCAAGTTTAAAGGCAACCGCCGCGTGCTGACCGGAATGGTCGTCAGCGACAAGGCCGACAAGACCATTGTCGTCCGGGTCGAGACCCTGGTGAAGCACCCGTTGCTGAAAAAATATGTTCGTCGCCGCAACAAGTTCATGGCCCATGATCCGGCCAACGAATGTGGTATCGGCGACAAGGTGCAGATCGTCGAGTACCGTCCTCTGTCCAAGCAGAAGCGGTGGCATCTGGTCAAGATTCTTGAAAAGGCTGTGTAG
- the rplW gene encoding 50S ribosomal protein L23, whose amino-acid sequence MDYTQILLKPLISEKATMAKEETNSVVFYVHPSANKIAVKKAVEKAFDVKVEAVNIVNRKPRERQRFGRQVGRIAGHKKAYVKLAPGSKIDLFEGV is encoded by the coding sequence ATGGACTACACCCAGATTCTTCTCAAGCCGCTGATCTCGGAAAAGGCCACCATGGCCAAGGAGGAGACGAACAGCGTAGTGTTCTACGTGCATCCCTCCGCCAACAAGATCGCGGTCAAAAAAGCGGTGGAGAAGGCCTTCGACGTGAAAGTCGAGGCCGTCAACATCGTCAACCGGAAACCCAGGGAGCGCCAGCGTTTTGGCCGTCAGGTTGGCCGCATCGCCGGTCACAAGAAGGCCTACGTCAAGCTCGCCCCCGGCAGCAAGATCGATCTGTTCGAAGGAGTGTAA
- the rplP gene encoding 50S ribosomal protein L16, giving the protein MLAPKKTKYRKRQKGRVKGQAQRGSTIAFGDIALKTLDHGKLSSQQIESARIAIMRHIKRGGKVWIRVFPDVPITKKPAEVRMGKGKGSPEGWVAPVKPGRILYEVKGVSLELAKEALKRASYKLPVRTTIVVKEGVE; this is encoded by the coding sequence ATGCTTGCTCCGAAGAAAACGAAATACCGCAAGCGGCAAAAGGGACGCGTCAAGGGCCAGGCCCAGCGCGGCAGCACGATCGCCTTCGGCGACATCGCGCTGAAGACCCTGGACCACGGCAAGCTGTCCAGTCAGCAGATCGAGTCCGCCCGTATTGCGATCATGCGTCACATCAAGCGTGGCGGTAAGGTCTGGATCCGCGTCTTCCCGGACGTGCCCATCACCAAGAAGCCCGCTGAAGTCCGCATGGGTAAAGGTAAAGGCTCTCCGGAGGGCTGGGTTGCCCCGGTCAAGCCCGGACGCATCCTTTATGAAGTGAAGGGCGTCAGCCTCGAGCTGGCCAAGGAAGCCCTCAAGCGCGCTTCCTACAAGCTGCCCGTCCGCACCACCATCGTGGTCAAAGAGGGGGTGGAATAA
- a CDS encoding type Z 30S ribosomal protein S14, translated as MARTSLRVKAQRKPKFKVRAYNRCPICGRSRAFLRRYGICRICFRNKALAGELPGVRKASW; from the coding sequence TTGGCCAGGACATCTCTTCGGGTCAAGGCCCAACGCAAGCCGAAATTTAAGGTTCGCGCCTATAATCGTTGCCCGATTTGCGGGCGTTCGCGTGCGTTTCTGCGCCGGTACGGCATCTGCCGCATTTGTTTCCGCAACAAGGCGCTTGCCGGTGAACTTCCCGGCGTTCGCAAAGCGAGCTGGTAA
- the rpsH gene encoding 30S ribosomal protein S8 translates to MSVVDPISDMLSRVRNAYAAYHKGVDIPTSKMKQAIAGILKDQGYVSDFTVDEKNINIQLKYSDGKPLISGLRKVSKPGRRVYVGASDIPQVQNGLGICILSTSRGVLEGAQARAENVGGELLCEIW, encoded by the coding sequence ATGAGCGTTGTCGATCCCATTTCCGATATGCTGAGCCGCGTCAGGAATGCCTACGCTGCCTATCACAAAGGCGTCGATATCCCGACTTCCAAGATGAAGCAGGCTATCGCAGGCATCCTGAAGGATCAGGGCTATGTCTCTGACTTCACGGTCGATGAAAAGAACATCAACATCCAGTTGAAGTACTCTGACGGCAAACCGCTGATCTCCGGTCTGCGCAAGGTCAGCAAGCCTGGCCGTCGCGTATACGTCGGTGCCAGCGACATCCCCCAGGTGCAGAACGGCCTCGGCATCTGCATCCTCTCCACTTCGCGTGGAGTGCTTGAGGGTGCGCAGGCCCGGGCCGAAAACGTCGGCGGCGAGCTGCTGTGCGAGATCTGGTAG
- the rplE gene encoding 50S ribosomal protein L5, with protein MTRLEKLYREKVVPELQKEFGYKSPMELPRLEKISLNIGLGEASQNSKLIEDATVELTRIAGQHSVVTRAKKSIAQFKLREGMPIGCRVTLRQERMWDFFDKLVTFALPRVRDFRGVPDRGFDGRGNFTMGVKEHTIFPEIDIDKVDRVKGMNITVTTTAKTDKEGKMLLDLLGMPFKK; from the coding sequence ATGACTCGTCTTGAGAAACTCTATCGCGAGAAGGTCGTGCCTGAACTTCAGAAGGAATTCGGGTACAAAAGCCCCATGGAACTTCCCCGGCTGGAAAAGATTTCGCTGAACATCGGTCTTGGCGAAGCCAGTCAGAACAGCAAACTTATCGAGGACGCCACGGTTGAACTGACCCGCATCGCCGGTCAGCACTCCGTTGTCACCCGGGCCAAGAAGTCCATCGCCCAGTTCAAGCTGCGCGAAGGGATGCCCATCGGTTGCCGCGTCACGCTCCGTCAGGAACGTATGTGGGACTTCTTCGACAAGCTGGTGACCTTCGCCCTGCCCCGTGTGCGCGACTTTCGTGGCGTTCCGGACCGCGGGTTCGATGGTCGAGGCAACTTCACCATGGGTGTGAAAGAACACACGATTTTTCCCGAGATCGACATCGACAAGGTCGATCGGGTGAAGGGCATGAATATCACTGTCACCACGACTGCCAAGACGGACAAAGAAGGCAAGATGCTTCTCGACCTGCTTGGCATGCCCTTCAAAAAGTAG
- the rplR gene encoding 50S ribosomal protein L18 produces MKLTKEQARRRRKARIRKKISGTTERPRMVVFRSNTHLYVQLVDDETGATLVSSSTLTLSKEKGKMSANRESAAEVGKDIAGKAKERNIEQVVFDRNGYIYHGRVKALADGAREGGLKF; encoded by the coding sequence ATGAAGCTTACCAAGGAACAAGCCCGGCGGCGCAGAAAGGCCCGCATCCGGAAGAAGATTTCCGGTACGACCGAGCGGCCCCGCATGGTGGTCTTCCGTTCCAACACCCATCTCTACGTCCAGCTTGTGGACGACGAGACCGGTGCCACCCTTGTCAGCTCCTCGACCCTTACTCTCTCCAAGGAGAAGGGCAAGATGAGCGCCAACCGCGAGTCCGCTGCCGAAGTGGGCAAGGACATCGCCGGCAAGGCCAAGGAACGGAACATCGAGCAGGTGGTCTTCGACCGCAACGGGTATATCTACCACGGACGAGTGAAAGCCCTTGCCGACGGCGCCCGCGAGGGCGGCCTGAAGTTCTAG
- the rpsJ gene encoding 30S ribosomal protein S10, which produces MATMTSDRIRIKLKAYDYRILDKAVTEIVDTARNTGAAIAGPVPLPTDIHRTTVQKSVHVDKKSREQFEMRIHKRLLDILEPTQQTVDALGKLSLPAGVDVEIKL; this is translated from the coding sequence ATGGCGACCATGACCAGTGATCGGATCAGGATCAAACTGAAAGCATATGATTATCGTATCCTGGACAAGGCGGTCACCGAGATCGTAGACACCGCCCGGAATACCGGTGCGGCCATCGCCGGACCCGTTCCGTTGCCCACTGATATTCACCGGACCACGGTCCAGAAGTCCGTTCACGTGGACAAGAAGTCCCGCGAGCAGTTCGAGATGCGCATTCACAAGCGCCTTCTCGATATTCTGGAGCCCACCCAGCAGACTGTGGACGCGCTTGGAAAGCTGTCCCTGCCTGCGGGTGTTGACGTGGAAATCAAGCTTTAA
- the rpsS gene encoding 30S ribosomal protein S19, with translation MPRSLKKGPFVDGHLLKKVERANENQDRRVVQTWSRRSTITPEMVGLTFAVHNGRKFIPVFVSENMVGHKLGEFSPTRTFFGHAADKKGKK, from the coding sequence ATGCCCAGATCGCTTAAAAAAGGTCCGTTTGTTGACGGACATCTGCTCAAGAAGGTCGAGCGGGCCAATGAGAACCAGGACCGTCGTGTCGTTCAGACCTGGTCCCGCCGTTCCACCATCACTCCTGAGATGGTGGGCCTGACCTTTGCAGTTCATAACGGTCGCAAGTTTATCCCGGTGTTCGTGTCGGAGAATATGGTCGGTCATAAGCTGGGCGAGTTCTCGCCCACCCGTACCTTCTTCGGACACGCCGCCGACAAGAAAGGCAAGAAGTAG
- the rplN gene encoding 50S ribosomal protein L14 — MIQVESNLDVADNSGAKRVACIKVLGGSRRRYATVGDIIKVSVKEAMPHSKVKKGDVLNAVIVRTKKEVGRPDGSYIKFDNNSAVLLNNSNEPIGTRIFGPVARELRQKNFMKIVSLAPEVL, encoded by the coding sequence ATGATCCAGGTGGAATCCAATCTCGACGTGGCTGACAACTCCGGTGCCAAACGGGTAGCCTGCATCAAGGTGCTTGGCGGTTCCCGTCGCCGGTACGCCACGGTCGGAGACATTATTAAGGTTTCGGTCAAAGAGGCCATGCCGCATTCCAAGGTGAAGAAAGGCGATGTCCTCAACGCCGTCATCGTGCGGACCAAGAAAGAGGTGGGCCGTCCGGACGGTTCCTACATAAAGTTCGACAACAACTCCGCTGTGCTGCTGAACAACTCCAACGAGCCCATCGGTACGCGTATCTTTGGCCCGGTGGCTCGTGAGCTGCGGCAGAAGAACTTTATGAAGATCGTCTCTCTTGCCCCCGAGGTCCTGTAA
- the rpmC gene encoding 50S ribosomal protein L29, whose amino-acid sequence MQSVKELREMEESKLAETLAETRQELFTLRFRHATAQLENTQQLPNLKKTIARILTVQRERAMGA is encoded by the coding sequence ATGCAGAGCGTCAAGGAACTTCGCGAGATGGAAGAGTCGAAGCTCGCAGAGACCCTGGCCGAAACCCGGCAGGAGCTCTTTACCCTGCGCTTTCGGCATGCCACTGCGCAGCTGGAGAATACCCAGCAGCTTCCGAACCTGAAGAAAACCATCGCCCGCATTCTCACTGTTCAGCGTGAACGCGCAATGGGAGCCTAA
- the rplX gene encoding 50S ribosomal protein L24: MKSKIRKDDKVMVIAGKDKGKIGKVLRIQKKKDTIMVEKVNLVQRHTKANPYANQPGGIIEKEAPVHISNVMVMCDACAKPARIGYRETKDGKKVRYCKHCNEQFD; encoded by the coding sequence ATGAAGAGCAAGATCAGAAAAGACGACAAGGTGATGGTCATCGCCGGCAAGGATAAGGGAAAGATCGGCAAGGTCCTTCGGATTCAGAAGAAGAAGGACACGATCATGGTCGAAAAGGTGAATCTGGTTCAGCGCCACACCAAGGCCAATCCCTATGCCAATCAGCCTGGCGGGATCATTGAGAAAGAGGCCCCCGTTCATATCTCCAACGTGATGGTCATGTGCGACGCCTGCGCCAAGCCGGCCCGCATCGGCTATCGGGAGACCAAGGATGGGAAGAAGGTCCGTTACTGCAAGCATTGCAACGAACAGTTCGACTAG
- the fusA gene encoding elongation factor G, which produces MARQVPREKQRNIGIMAHIDAGKTTTTERILFYTGVSHKIGEVHDGAATMDWMVQEQERGITITSAATTCFWRDHRINIIDTPGHVDFTMEVERALRVLDGAIAVFDAVAGVEPQSETVWRQADRYKVPRMAFVNKMDRIGADFFRCVDMIKTRLGAKPVPLQIPIGAEDEFQGVVDLIEGKAIIFDKPESLGMEFSTTDVPEDMQELYETMRLEMLEAVAEEDESLMEKYLGGEELTAEELREGVRKATVALTICPVLCGTAFKNKGVQQLLNAVVDYLPSPLDVVAIKGVHADTGEEVTCPCEDDKPLSALAFKLMTDPFVGHLTFLRLYSGHIESGQSVVNTRSGKKERIGRLLKMHANKRDEVKEAWAGDIVAAVGLKIVATGDTLADPKLPVVLESLDIPEPVIEVAIEPKTKADRDVLTDSLAKLAKEDPSFRVKTDEETGQTLIAGMGELHLEIIVDRLLREFNVNANVGAPRVAYRETITKAVKVDVKHAKQSGGRGQYGHVVLEVEPNSEGGYLFEDEIKGGVIPKEYIAPVDRGIQDALKNGVMAGYPVVDIKAKLVFGSYHEVDSSEQAFYVAGSMAIKEACRKAGQVLLEPIMNVEVVTPEDYLGDVMGDLSGRRGRVAGMDTRGGAQVIRANVPLSMMFGYATDLRSKTQGRATFTMQFDHYEQVPASLAEELIKKS; this is translated from the coding sequence GTGGCCAGACAGGTTCCCAGGGAAAAGCAGCGCAACATCGGCATCATGGCTCACATCGATGCCGGTAAGACCACTACCACGGAGCGCATCCTGTTCTACACCGGCGTCTCGCACAAGATCGGCGAGGTGCATGACGGCGCAGCCACCATGGACTGGATGGTGCAGGAACAAGAGCGTGGAATCACGATCACCAGCGCAGCCACGACCTGCTTCTGGCGCGATCACCGCATCAATATCATTGATACGCCCGGTCACGTGGACTTCACCATGGAGGTGGAGCGTGCCCTTCGCGTACTCGATGGAGCCATTGCGGTCTTCGATGCGGTTGCCGGTGTGGAGCCCCAGTCCGAGACGGTCTGGCGGCAGGCGGACCGCTACAAGGTCCCCCGCATGGCTTTCGTGAACAAAATGGACCGGATCGGCGCGGACTTCTTCCGATGCGTCGATATGATCAAGACCCGCCTGGGCGCCAAGCCCGTGCCCCTTCAGATCCCCATCGGCGCCGAGGACGAGTTCCAGGGCGTGGTGGACCTCATCGAGGGCAAGGCGATCATCTTCGACAAGCCCGAGTCCCTTGGAATGGAATTCTCCACCACGGACGTCCCGGAGGACATGCAGGAGCTTTACGAGACCATGCGTCTCGAGATGCTCGAAGCTGTCGCCGAAGAGGACGAGTCCCTGATGGAAAAATATCTCGGCGGTGAGGAACTGACCGCCGAGGAACTGCGCGAGGGCGTGCGCAAGGCCACCGTGGCCCTGACCATCTGCCCCGTGCTCTGCGGCACCGCCTTCAAGAACAAGGGCGTGCAGCAGCTGCTCAACGCAGTCGTGGATTACCTGCCTTCTCCGCTCGACGTCGTCGCCATCAAGGGCGTGCACGCCGACACCGGCGAAGAGGTGACCTGCCCCTGCGAAGACGACAAGCCCCTCTCGGCTCTGGCTTTCAAGCTCATGACCGACCCGTTCGTTGGCCATCTGACCTTCCTGCGCCTCTATTCCGGACACATCGAGTCCGGACAGTCCGTTGTGAACACCCGCAGCGGCAAGAAGGAGCGCATCGGTCGTCTTCTGAAGATGCATGCCAACAAGCGTGACGAGGTCAAGGAAGCCTGGGCGGGTGACATCGTCGCCGCCGTCGGCCTGAAGATCGTCGCCACGGGCGACACTCTGGCCGATCCCAAGCTGCCCGTGGTTCTGGAGTCCCTGGACATCCCGGAACCGGTCATCGAGGTGGCCATCGAGCCCAAGACCAAGGCCGACCGCGATGTTCTCACCGACAGCCTGGCCAAGCTGGCCAAAGAGGATCCGAGCTTCCGCGTCAAGACCGACGAGGAAACCGGACAGACCCTCATCGCCGGCATGGGCGAGCTGCACCTCGAGATCATCGTCGACCGCCTGCTCCGCGAGTTCAACGTCAATGCCAACGTGGGCGCTCCCCGCGTCGCTTACCGCGAAACCATTACAAAAGCGGTCAAGGTTGACGTCAAGCACGCCAAGCAGTCGGGTGGTCGCGGCCAGTACGGTCACGTCGTGCTCGAGGTCGAACCCAACTCCGAAGGGGGCTACCTCTTCGAAGACGAGATCAAGGGCGGCGTGATCCCGAAAGAATACATCGCCCCCGTCGACCGCGGCATCCAGGACGCCCTCAAGAACGGCGTCATGGCCGGCTACCCGGTCGTCGATATCAAGGCCAAGCTGGTCTTTGGTTCCTACCACGAAGTCGACTCCTCGGAGCAGGCTTTCTACGTGGCTGGCTCCATGGCCATCAAAGAGGCCTGCAGAAAGGCTGGGCAGGTTCTGCTCGAACCGATCATGAACGTGGAAGTCGTGACCCCCGAGGACTACCTCGGCGACGTCATGGGCGACCTCAGCGGTCGTCGCGGCCGCGTGGCCGGCATGGACACCCGCGGAGGCGCGCAGGTTATTCGCGCCAACGTGCCGCTGTCCATGATGTTCGGCTACGCCACGGACCTGCGGTCCAAGACCCAGGGCCGGGCCACCTTCACCATGCAGTTCGATCACTACGAACAGGTGCCTGCCTCGTTGGCCGAGGAGCTGATCAAGAAGAGCTAG
- the rplC gene encoding 50S ribosomal protein L3 — protein MPKTLGLLGKKIGMTRIFSDDGSVCPVTVIAAGPCPIMQIKSDDKEGYSALQVAYDEIPERKINRPERGHQAKAGKGFFRHTVECRIENVGDYEIGQELTVDMFKAGDQVKVSGTSKGKGFQGVIKRWNFSGLGASHGAEKVHRSPGSIGNCTYPGRVWKNKKMPGHMGARNVTLPNVEVIDVRPEENIIVVKGQIPGPNNGLVMIRKKN, from the coding sequence ATGCCCAAAACGCTTGGATTGCTCGGAAAGAAGATCGGGATGACCCGAATCTTCAGCGACGACGGCAGCGTGTGCCCAGTGACCGTTATTGCCGCCGGGCCGTGTCCGATCATGCAGATCAAGTCCGACGATAAAGAGGGTTACAGCGCCTTGCAGGTGGCCTACGACGAGATTCCGGAGCGGAAGATCAACCGTCCCGAGCGCGGCCATCAGGCCAAGGCCGGGAAGGGCTTTTTCCGCCACACCGTCGAATGCCGCATCGAGAACGTCGGTGATTACGAGATCGGCCAGGAATTGACCGTTGATATGTTCAAGGCCGGCGACCAGGTCAAGGTCTCCGGCACCAGCAAGGGAAAAGGTTTCCAGGGCGTTATCAAGCGCTGGAACTTCTCCGGTCTGGGCGCTTCCCACGGCGCTGAAAAAGTGCACCGTTCCCCGGGTTCCATCGGCAACTGCACCTACCCGGGTCGCGTCTGGAAGAACAAGAAGATGCCCGGCCACATGGGCGCTCGGAACGTCACGCTCCCCAACGTGGAAGTGATCGATGTCCGCCCCGAAGAAAACATCATCGTGGTCAAGGGGCAGATTCCGGGCCCCAATAACGGCCTCGTGATGATCCGCAAGAAGAACTAG